A genomic region of Pseudomonadota bacterium contains the following coding sequences:
- the bamB gene encoding outer membrane protein assembly factor BamB, protein MRSPEFATRWLAIAASALVLAMGLAGCGGNKINEDLLPTALVDLKDPLRVKRLWSAKVGGSGESLNLQLRPVSDGTLVYAAGHNGEVHAFDARNGERRWSSQTKLPLAAGPGYGDERLAVGSNDGDLAVLNATDGTVLWQRNIGAEVLATPLIVGGLVVVRTVDGRLLALDVEDSIERWVVKREVPALSLRGNAAPAASGTRVVAGFDDGSVLATELRTGEIIWDVSFLPEGGRTVIDRLADIDADIRVVGDDAYVLGYQSQLALLSVPTGQIAWTLEISGHQRPGLDWSRIYITDDEGNVRSVDRSNGANRWVNQDLRRRKTTGPVTSGRYVVVGDFEGYLHWIDYETGLIVARERLGDTPISASPTVLDELVFVQTDSGSLHALALRDES, encoded by the coding sequence ATGCGGAGTCCTGAGTTCGCGACCCGCTGGCTCGCCATCGCCGCCAGCGCGCTGGTGCTGGCGATGGGCCTGGCCGGTTGCGGTGGTAACAAGATCAACGAGGACCTGCTGCCCACTGCGCTGGTCGATCTGAAAGACCCCTTACGCGTGAAGCGCTTGTGGTCAGCGAAGGTCGGTGGAAGCGGTGAGAGCCTCAATCTCCAGCTGCGCCCCGTCTCTGACGGCACGCTCGTGTACGCCGCCGGCCACAACGGCGAAGTGCACGCCTTCGATGCTCGCAATGGTGAGCGTCGTTGGTCGTCCCAGACCAAGCTGCCCCTCGCCGCCGGACCCGGATACGGCGATGAGCGCCTCGCCGTCGGTTCCAACGACGGCGATCTCGCCGTGCTCAACGCCACTGACGGCACCGTCCTGTGGCAGCGGAACATCGGCGCAGAGGTGCTGGCCACGCCGTTGATCGTCGGTGGGCTGGTGGTCGTGCGCACGGTGGACGGTCGCCTATTGGCGCTCGATGTGGAGGACAGCATCGAGCGCTGGGTCGTCAAGCGCGAGGTGCCGGCGTTGAGCCTACGCGGCAACGCAGCGCCCGCTGCCAGCGGCACGCGCGTGGTCGCCGGCTTCGATGACGGTTCCGTGCTGGCCACGGAGCTGCGCACGGGCGAGATCATCTGGGACGTCTCCTTCCTGCCCGAGGGGGGGCGCACGGTGATCGACCGTTTGGCCGATATCGATGCGGACATTCGCGTGGTGGGCGATGACGCCTACGTCCTCGGCTATCAGTCTCAGTTGGCGCTTCTCTCGGTGCCTACCGGGCAGATCGCCTGGACCCTGGAAATCTCCGGTCATCAGCGGCCCGGCCTGGACTGGAGTCGCATTTACATCACCGACGATGAAGGTAACGTGCGGTCCGTCGATCGCTCTAACGGCGCCAACCGGTGGGTCAACCAAGACCTGCGTCGGCGCAAGACCACCGGTCCGGTCACCTCCGGGCGCTACGTCGTGGTGGGTGATTTCGAAGGCTACCTGCACTGGATCGATTACGAGACGGGGCTAATCGTGGCGCGTGAGCGTCTTGGCGACACCCCCATCAGCGCATCGCCGACGGTGCTCGATGAGTTGGTATTCGTGCAAACCGACAGTGGCAGCCTGCACGCGCTGGCCCTGCGCGACGAGAGCTAG
- a CDS encoding tetratricopeptide repeat protein, with amino-acid sequence MVDEMMTDEERAEALKRWFQENGAVLVMGVVVGLGGLFGFQWYKDSRESNLEAASIVYQDVLDALEREDLDQVQSLAAQLGEQFASSPYETQALFAAARLQVDAGDLAGAAGTLERAIAEESDGSIVEVGRSRLVRVLLSDERAREALALLDANAPSETFKPRHLELRGDALSQLGRTEAARTAYTDALAVLASSGASSSGALELKLAALGPAPEVDTDVTESAADDAES; translated from the coding sequence GTGGTCGATGAGATGATGACTGACGAGGAGCGCGCAGAAGCGCTCAAGCGATGGTTCCAGGAGAATGGAGCGGTCCTCGTCATGGGTGTGGTGGTCGGCCTCGGTGGCCTGTTCGGCTTCCAGTGGTACAAGGACAGCCGCGAGAGCAATTTGGAGGCCGCCTCTATCGTGTACCAGGACGTGCTCGACGCTCTCGAGCGTGAAGACCTGGACCAAGTGCAAAGCTTGGCCGCCCAGCTGGGAGAGCAATTCGCCTCCAGCCCCTACGAGACCCAGGCCCTGTTCGCTGCCGCCCGCCTGCAGGTGGATGCCGGTGACTTGGCAGGTGCGGCGGGCACGCTCGAGCGAGCGATTGCTGAGGAGAGTGACGGCTCGATCGTGGAGGTGGGCCGTAGCCGCCTGGTGCGCGTGCTGCTGAGTGATGAGCGCGCGCGGGAGGCGCTCGCGCTCCTCGATGCCAACGCGCCTAGCGAGACCTTCAAGCCCCGGCATTTGGAGCTGCGCGGCGATGCCCTATCTCAGCTCGGTCGCACGGAGGCGGCGCGCACGGCCTACACGGACGCCCTAGCAGTGTTAGCAAGCAGCGGCGCGAGCAGCAGCGGCGCCCTGGAGCTGAAGCTGGCGGCCCTGGGACCTGCACCCGAGGTCGATACGGACGTCACCGAGTCTGCTGCTGACGATGCGGAGTCCTGA
- the hisS gene encoding histidine--tRNA ligase — MKSIQSVRGFRDLLPPNTATWRWLEQVVTDTLITYGYQEIRLPLLERTELFARSVGEHTDIVEKEMYTFPDRDGDQLSLRPEGTAGCVRAGIQNGLLHNQRQRLWYHGPMFRHERPQRGRYRQFHQIGAETFGFPGPDIDAELLILTQRIWQRLGLKGLRLEINSLGTVASRAAYRDVLVEYFSAHRERLDEDSQRRLGTNPLRILDSKNPQMAEVVAAAPQLTEHLDSESVDHFDELKALLERVGIEYAVNPRLVRGLDYYTRTAFEWLTDQLGAQAAVCAGGRYDGLVEVIGGRATPAVGWAMGLERVAELIELGAHEAPALAPQVYAVAVGEGTAQPMLRLAETLRDQLPELRLVQHCGGGGFKAQLKAADRSGAAYALIMGEQELERDEVALKPLREGGGEQRSVATAALVDALRETIE; from the coding sequence ATGAAGAGTATCCAGTCCGTGCGCGGTTTCCGCGACCTACTGCCGCCGAACACGGCCACCTGGCGCTGGCTGGAGCAGGTAGTCACCGACACGCTGATTACCTACGGCTACCAGGAGATACGCCTGCCATTGCTAGAGCGAACGGAGTTGTTCGCTCGCTCCGTCGGCGAGCACACCGATATCGTTGAGAAGGAGATGTACACCTTTCCCGATCGTGACGGGGACCAGCTTAGCCTGCGCCCAGAAGGCACGGCGGGCTGCGTGCGCGCGGGTATCCAAAATGGGTTGCTCCACAATCAGCGCCAGCGCCTGTGGTACCACGGACCGATGTTTCGCCACGAACGGCCCCAGCGTGGTCGCTACCGACAGTTCCACCAGATAGGGGCGGAGACCTTCGGCTTTCCCGGTCCGGACATCGACGCAGAGCTGCTGATCCTCACCCAGCGCATCTGGCAGCGCCTCGGCCTGAAAGGCCTTCGGCTGGAGATCAATTCGCTCGGCACGGTGGCTTCGCGGGCGGCCTACCGCGACGTGCTGGTGGAGTATTTCTCAGCCCATCGCGAGCGTCTCGATGAAGACAGCCAGCGGCGCCTAGGCACCAATCCGCTGCGAATACTCGATAGCAAGAACCCCCAGATGGCCGAAGTCGTGGCCGCTGCGCCGCAGCTGACGGAACATCTCGACTCGGAGTCGGTCGATCATTTCGACGAACTCAAGGCCCTACTGGAGCGGGTCGGGATAGAATACGCGGTCAACCCGCGGCTCGTGCGTGGGTTGGATTACTACACACGCACGGCCTTCGAGTGGTTGACGGACCAGCTCGGCGCGCAGGCGGCGGTTTGCGCTGGGGGCCGCTACGACGGGCTGGTCGAGGTGATCGGCGGCCGAGCGACGCCAGCCGTTGGCTGGGCGATGGGGCTGGAGCGCGTCGCGGAGCTAATCGAGCTTGGCGCGCATGAGGCACCCGCGCTCGCGCCCCAGGTATACGCGGTGGCCGTGGGCGAGGGCACGGCCCAGCCCATGCTGCGTCTGGCCGAAACCTTGCGCGATCAACTGCCCGAGCTGCGTCTCGTCCAGCACTGTGGCGGGGGCGGGTTTAAGGCACAGCTGAAGGCGGCGGACCGCAGCGGTGCGGCCTACGCACTGATCATGGGCGAGCAGGAGCTCGAGCGCGATGAGGTGGCGTTGAAGCCGCTGCGCGAAGGTGGCGGCGAGCAGCGCAGCGTGGCAACGGCCGCTTTGGTCGACGCCTTGCGCGAGACGATCGAATAG
- a CDS encoding RodZ domain-containing protein — translation MAESETPQDAAVPADKEDASGKEGPGHTLRAAREARGQSAADVARNLCLELRLVQAIEDDRYEEFGAAVFARGHVRRYAQSLDMDADAILRSWDERNSSAPPPTVPDPKVAPVAERSSGMPVLLIAVVVAALAGGAGFVWWWLHPPPSGNEPVAAAPSTSLPEAAPPRSFPASAAPATTRNQSLDKALESAATAIETTVENLDSPTEQAAQDELAALTERAPATLPALPAEAAPAGASAVVSETQPAADSGGVDVAQAIAAAGPSPVGAGEEVALRFIFDESCWVSVRDATGRTLMLGLREPGTVNDRTGVPPINVTLGRYPGVRIEVDAQPFEVPPSGIDGAIARFEIPAP, via the coding sequence ATGGCCGAATCGGAGACGCCGCAGGACGCTGCTGTCCCGGCTGACAAAGAAGACGCGAGTGGCAAAGAGGGGCCAGGGCACACCCTGCGCGCCGCGCGCGAAGCTCGGGGGCAGAGCGCCGCAGATGTTGCGCGCAACTTGTGCCTGGAGCTGCGTCTCGTGCAAGCGATCGAGGACGATCGCTACGAGGAGTTCGGGGCAGCGGTCTTTGCCCGGGGCCACGTACGTCGTTACGCCCAGTCCCTCGACATGGACGCCGATGCGATCTTGCGCAGCTGGGACGAGCGCAATTCGAGCGCGCCGCCGCCAACGGTGCCAGACCCGAAGGTGGCGCCGGTCGCCGAACGCTCGAGCGGCATGCCCGTCCTGCTGATCGCGGTGGTCGTGGCCGCCCTGGCCGGCGGGGCAGGGTTCGTCTGGTGGTGGCTTCACCCGCCGCCCTCGGGCAACGAGCCCGTTGCAGCAGCGCCATCTACGTCGCTGCCGGAGGCCGCGCCGCCGCGATCGTTCCCGGCGAGTGCTGCTCCGGCCACGACACGCAACCAATCTCTGGACAAGGCGCTCGAGAGCGCAGCCACGGCCATTGAGACGACCGTTGAGAACCTGGATTCGCCGACGGAGCAGGCAGCGCAAGATGAGCTCGCTGCGTTGACCGAGCGCGCACCCGCGACGTTGCCGGCGTTGCCTGCCGAGGCGGCGCCGGCGGGCGCATCCGCGGTCGTGTCCGAGACCCAGCCGGCTGCTGACAGTGGCGGGGTCGACGTGGCCCAGGCCATCGCCGCGGCCGGTCCGTCACCGGTCGGCGCGGGCGAGGAGGTGGCGTTGCGCTTCATATTCGACGAATCCTGCTGGGTAAGCGTGCGCGATGCCACGGGGCGTACCCTGATGCTCGGTCTGCGAGAACCGGGGACGGTCAACGACCGCACCGGCGTGCCCCCTATCAACGTGACCTTGGGGCGCTACCCCGGTGTGCGCATCGAGGTGGACGCTCAGCCCTTCGAGGTACCCCCGAGCGGCATCGACGGGGCGATCGCTCGCTTCGAGATCCCGGCGCCATGA
- the pilW gene encoding type IV pilus biogenesis/stability protein PilW, with amino-acid sequence MIRSPAPCCVLLLASALFALTGCITTTDNPSPVEESPSEAASFNVQLGANYLRQGNLELAKEKIEKALEQDPELPLAHTYAGLLFDRLGEAERAEGHYRTSLKLQPDDSVTLNLFGAYLCRQTMAEQAERYFLAATRDPLYRTPEVPYTNAGVCLAGAGLLERAESYFRRALDANGRYGDALWQMARLSDQRGRSLQARAFFQRYAEVNSLNAQALWLGVRIERSLGDKSSAQRYADRLLSEFPDSVEARQLLDTMENT; translated from the coding sequence ATGATTCGCTCGCCTGCGCCATGCTGTGTGCTGCTATTGGCGAGCGCGCTGTTCGCCCTCACCGGATGCATCACGACCACGGACAACCCCTCGCCGGTAGAGGAGTCGCCGTCGGAGGCCGCTTCCTTCAACGTCCAGCTCGGCGCCAACTACCTGCGCCAAGGCAACCTCGAGCTGGCCAAGGAGAAGATCGAGAAGGCCCTCGAGCAGGACCCGGAGCTGCCTCTGGCGCACACCTACGCGGGCTTGCTCTTCGATCGACTCGGGGAAGCCGAGCGTGCAGAGGGGCACTATCGAACGTCGTTGAAGCTCCAGCCGGACGATTCGGTGACCCTCAACTTGTTCGGCGCCTACCTGTGCCGCCAGACCATGGCCGAACAGGCGGAGCGCTACTTCCTGGCCGCCACGCGGGATCCCTTGTATCGAACGCCTGAGGTGCCCTACACCAACGCTGGCGTGTGCTTGGCGGGAGCTGGGCTGCTCGAGCGCGCCGAGTCCTACTTTCGTCGTGCCCTCGACGCCAATGGGCGCTACGGCGACGCCTTGTGGCAGATGGCGCGCCTTAGCGATCAGCGCGGTCGTTCCCTGCAGGCGCGCGCCTTCTTCCAGCGCTACGCCGAGGTCAATAGCTTGAACGCCCAAGCGCTCTGGCTGGGCGTGCGCATCGAGCGCTCCTTGGGCGACAAGTCCAGTGCTCAGCGCTACGCGGATCGGCTGCTGAGCGAGTTCCCGGACTCGGTCGAAGCGCGCCAGCTATTGGACACGATGGAAAATACCTAG